The Methanomicrobia archaeon genome contains a region encoding:
- a CDS encoding toll/interleukin-1 receptor domain-containing protein: MNKKPGAFLSYSHVDKNYATRIAKDLSQNGIDVWFDKWEISPGDSLIQKIFSEGLADSDFFLILLSASSTQSKWVTEELDAAIVNKITGVIRIIPIIIESCNIPLPLRSLRWVDLSKDYDEGILTLLKAMHRVSEKPPVGTPPNYVTSLKQSVGGLSKSASTIGFLLLSRPLDSTGFEKSYHAKVLQSMTPFLSADDLNDAVDELESYGLVKTIKVSGTAPYSFFQISPTYALYLHFKEDLDYDPYEDIKAVASAVAAKGKLNGDQIQFIVKLPPVRINRAVSYLEDYGMVQVLKYSGTAPYNFGQLIATRHTRNFVQENCK, encoded by the coding sequence ATGAATAAAAAACCGGGGGCTTTTCTAAGCTATTCACATGTAGATAAAAATTATGCTACCAGGATCGCCAAAGATTTAAGTCAAAATGGAATTGACGTATGGTTCGATAAATGGGAGATATCTCCGGGCGATTCCTTAATTCAGAAGATTTTTTCGGAAGGCCTCGCGGATTCTGACTTTTTCTTGATACTATTGTCAGCTTCCAGTACTCAATCTAAATGGGTAACTGAGGAATTAGACGCCGCTATAGTTAATAAAATTACTGGAGTAATTCGCATCATACCGATAATAATTGAATCCTGTAATATCCCTTTGCCGTTACGAAGCCTTCGTTGGGTAGACTTGTCAAAAGATTATGATGAAGGAATCCTAACCCTCTTAAAGGCGATGCATAGGGTATCAGAAAAACCCCCTGTAGGGACTCCACCGAACTATGTTACTTCACTTAAACAAAGTGTTGGAGGACTTTCAAAAAGTGCTTCTACGATCGGATTTTTGCTACTTTCCAGGCCTCTTGATAGCACAGGTTTTGAAAAGAGTTACCACGCAAAGGTATTACAATCGATGACACCATTCCTTTCGGCTGACGACTTAAATGATGCTGTTGATGAGCTTGAGAGTTATGGCTTGGTTAAAACTATTAAAGTTTCAGGAACCGCCCCGTATAGCTTCTTTCAGATTAGTCCAACTTACGCGCTTTATTTACACTTTAAGGAAGATTTGGACTACGATCCTTATGAGGATATAAAGGCTGTTGCTTCAGCTGTGGCAGCGAAAGGTAAGTTAAATGGCGACCAAATTCAGTTTATTGTAAAATTACCCCCTGTAAGAATTAATAGAGCTGTTTCGTACCTAGAGGATTATGGTATGGTCCAAGTTTTAAAGTATTCAGGTACGGCGCCCTATAATTTTGGGCAGCTCATAGCGACTAGACATACTCGAAATTTCGTCCAAGAAAACTGTAAATGA
- a CDS encoding type II toxin-antitoxin system HicB family antitoxin encodes MTEAKRIHFPVLVEKDEDGFFVVECPLLQGCYTQGETLDEALKNIHEVIELCLEEEGQKEEIVEQLAAIREFSYHLVSVEV; translated from the coding sequence ATGACAGAAGCTAAACGGATTCACTTCCCGGTCCTTGTGGAAAAAGACGAAGATGGCTTTTTTGTGGTCGAATGCCCGCTTCTTCAGGGATGCTATACCCAGGGCGAAACGCTCGACGAGGCGTTGAAAAACATACATGAAGTGATCGAGCTGTGCCTTGAGGAAGAGGGCCAGAAGGAAGAAATCGTCGAACAGCTTGCTGCAATCCGGGAGTTCAGTTACCATCTCGTGTCTGTGGAAGTATAG
- a CDS encoding type II toxin-antitoxin system HicA family toxin, producing MSKLPVVSGEHAVKCFEKLGYVVVRQKGSHIRMKHPSDKNKKPLTIPKHNVLGKGLLRKLIRDAEISVEAFNKLL from the coding sequence ATGAGCAAATTACCGGTTGTTTCTGGTGAGCACGCGGTCAAATGTTTCGAAAAACTCGGGTACGTCGTGGTCAGACAAAAAGGGAGTCACATCCGCATGAAACATCCATCCGACAAAAACAAAAAACCGTTAACCATTCCCAAACATAACGTTCTCGGTAAAGGGCTCTTAAGAAAACTGATACGAGACGCTGAAATAAGTGTTGAAGCATTCAATAAGCTGTTATGA
- a CDS encoding ACT domain-containing protein: MVAIKQISIFMENKPGRMARVAKTLSEAKVNMRALTIAEAGDFGVIRMVVDDTEKGYRVLRDEGFTVSETDVLAVEIQDTPGGLYKIVKTLGDSNINMDYAYAFVTAKAERAMLILRVDDTKRAAQVLQAAGVRIATRQEIQSI, encoded by the coding sequence ATGGTAGCGATAAAACAGATCTCCATTTTTATGGAGAATAAACCGGGTCGGATGGCCAGGGTGGCGAAAACGCTCTCAGAGGCGAAGGTGAACATGCGCGCGTTGACCATTGCGGAGGCGGGTGACTTCGGCGTCATCAGGATGGTGGTCGATGATACGGAGAAGGGGTACCGGGTGCTCCGAGACGAAGGCTTCACGGTCTCTGAGACGGACGTGCTTGCGGTGGAGATACAGGATACGCCGGGTGGTCTGTACAAGATAGTGAAGACACTCGGTGACAGTAACATCAATATGGATTATGCCTATGCATTTGTGACTGCGAAGGCCGAGCGAGCGATGTTGATACTCCGCGTGGATGACACCAAGCGAGCCGCGCAGGTGCTGCAAGCGGCAGGCGTGCGGATAGCGACGAGACAGGAGATCCAGAGTATATAA
- a CDS encoding phenylacetate--CoA ligase encodes MFRYWNPNIERMPIGDLHKLQEDRLRSVVRFVYAHSDFYRQRFKEAGVEPEDIKELRDVTKLPFTTKKDLRDTYPTGMFCLPGDWLVRYHVSSGTTGKPTVVGYTQGDVDMWTESLARALTSVGLGRGDVIQVGYGYGLFTGGLGLHYGAEKIGATVLPIGAGNTERQIELMQDLGSTAIACTPSYFLYINEVAQKMGISIKDDTKLKAGIFGAEPWSDETRRRIEEATGIKAYDIFGTSEMSGPLFTECHLQNGIHIWADLFLIEVVDPETGEQVADGERGELVVTTLDKWAFPLIRYRLGDLTILNNEPCDCGRTHPRIMRILGRTDDMIVVRGINVFPSQVESVLMRIPEIGENYQIIVDRKGPLDVMTVKVEVTESTFSDRISDLMTLSKKVGKELRNVLNISAEVELVEPGTIPRSMGKAQRVIDKREV; translated from the coding sequence ATGTTTAGGTACTGGAATCCAAACATCGAACGTATGCCAATCGGCGATCTGCACAAACTGCAGGAGGATCGGCTTCGGTCAGTTGTTCGCTTTGTCTATGCTCATTCTGACTTTTACCGGCAGCGATTCAAGGAGGCTGGCGTGGAGCCTGAGGATATCAAAGAGCTGCGTGACGTGACCAAGCTTCCGTTCACAACGAAGAAGGATCTCCGTGACACCTACCCCACAGGAATGTTCTGCCTTCCCGGCGATTGGTTGGTGCGGTATCATGTATCGAGCGGCACGACCGGGAAGCCAACCGTGGTGGGGTACACACAGGGTGATGTTGACATGTGGACCGAATCGCTGGCCCGAGCGCTCACATCCGTAGGGTTAGGACGGGGTGATGTGATTCAGGTTGGGTATGGCTACGGGCTCTTCACCGGCGGGCTCGGACTTCACTACGGTGCGGAGAAGATCGGCGCGACGGTGCTCCCCATCGGTGCGGGCAATACCGAGCGTCAGATCGAACTCATGCAGGATCTCGGGAGCACAGCGATCGCTTGCACGCCGTCATATTTCCTTTACATCAACGAGGTAGCACAGAAGATGGGGATTAGTATTAAAGACGACACGAAGCTCAAAGCGGGCATCTTCGGCGCAGAGCCGTGGTCGGACGAGACGAGACGGCGGATCGAGGAGGCCACGGGCATTAAGGCGTACGACATATTTGGCACGAGCGAGATGAGCGGGCCGCTCTTCACCGAGTGCCATCTCCAGAACGGTATCCACATCTGGGCTGATCTCTTCCTGATCGAGGTGGTGGACCCGGAGACGGGTGAGCAGGTAGCGGACGGCGAGCGCGGCGAACTCGTGGTAACGACGCTGGATAAATGGGCGTTCCCACTGATCAGGTACAGACTCGGTGATCTTACCATACTGAACAACGAGCCCTGTGACTGCGGCCGCACGCATCCGCGCATCATGCGGATTCTGGGCCGAACTGACGATATGATCGTTGTGCGGGGGATAAATGTCTTCCCAAGCCAGGTCGAGTCGGTACTCATGCGGATACCTGAGATTGGTGAGAATTATCAGATCATTGTGGATCGGAAAGGCCCGCTGGATGTTATGACAGTTAAGGTCGAGGTGACGGAATCAACGTTCAGCGATAGGATCAGCGATCTGATGACCCTGAGCAAGAAGGTCGGCAAGGAGCTAAGGAACGTGCTGAATATATCTGCCGAGGTGGAGCTGGTGGAGCCGGGAACGATCCCGCGTTCGATGGGGAAGGCACAGAGGGTTATTGATAAACGGGAGGTGTGA
- a CDS encoding ABC transporter ATP-binding protein codes for MLSIRNVSKQFDGITAIKDVSFTIEKEEIVGLVGPNGAGKSTLLNVISGVYLPSSGSVIFDGTDITNQSPNRVCKLGIAKTFQLVHSFPELTALQNVLVGAVFGNSEKISLKEAEAKAEEKLAYVGYPREKIRYPVKNLNVVELKRIQLARALATDPKLILLDEVTTGLNPKESNDAISLIQKIRESGITILMVEHVMRIIMNVSDRIVVLHHGEKIAEGMPEEIAKDEKVITSYLGEKKDTT; via the coding sequence ATGCTATCGATACGAAATGTGAGCAAACAGTTTGACGGCATCACCGCCATCAAAGACGTGAGCTTTACGATAGAGAAGGAGGAGATCGTCGGACTCGTGGGACCGAACGGCGCGGGCAAATCAACGCTCCTGAACGTCATAAGTGGGGTTTATCTACCCAGCTCGGGCTCGGTCATCTTCGATGGAACGGACATAACAAACCAGAGTCCTAACAGGGTATGTAAGCTCGGGATAGCGAAGACGTTCCAGCTCGTGCATTCTTTCCCGGAGCTCACGGCACTGCAAAACGTCCTTGTCGGAGCGGTGTTCGGCAATTCCGAGAAGATCAGCCTTAAAGAGGCAGAAGCGAAGGCAGAAGAAAAACTGGCCTATGTCGGCTACCCGCGGGAGAAGATCCGGTATCCGGTGAAGAACCTGAACGTCGTGGAACTGAAGCGGATACAGCTTGCACGCGCGCTCGCCACCGATCCGAAACTCATCCTTCTGGACGAGGTGACCACGGGCCTGAATCCTAAAGAGAGCAACGACGCGATCTCGCTGATCCAGAAGATACGAGAGTCCGGGATAACGATACTGATGGTCGAGCATGTGATGCGGATCATAATGAACGTCTCTGACCGAATTGTGGTGCTCCATCACGGCGAGAAGATAGCGGAAGGCATGCCCGAAGAGATCGCAAAGGATGAAAAGGTTATAACTTCATATCTCGGCGAAAAGAAGGACACAACATAG
- a CDS encoding ABC transporter ATP-binding protein, whose protein sequence is MLEMKGLNVSYERVQVLWDVSFNIDAGEVVTLLGSNGAGKSTTVKTIQGLLKPGSGSIRFMNKSIDGLPAYKIVEEGIALVPEGREIFPKMSVLENLVLGAYVARAREVLANSLDWVFNLFPKLEERKEQLAGTMSGGEQQMLAIARALMSKPKLLMLDEPSLGLAPVIVLQVFDIIKKLKEEGVTVLLVEQNVHHALEISDRAYILEKGRIILEGEGSDLLNNHYVREAYLGM, encoded by the coding sequence ATGCTTGAGATGAAAGGATTAAATGTCTCTTATGAGAGAGTCCAGGTGCTCTGGGACGTCTCCTTCAACATTGACGCGGGGGAGGTAGTCACCCTTTTGGGCTCCAATGGAGCGGGGAAGTCAACCACGGTGAAGACCATCCAGGGGCTGCTCAAGCCCGGATCCGGGAGCATTCGTTTCATGAACAAGAGCATAGATGGGCTCCCGGCATACAAGATCGTTGAGGAAGGGATTGCCCTTGTCCCGGAGGGTCGTGAGATCTTTCCAAAGATGAGCGTTCTTGAAAACCTCGTTTTGGGAGCCTACGTAGCACGGGCACGGGAGGTGCTGGCTAATAGTCTCGATTGGGTCTTTAACCTCTTTCCGAAACTTGAGGAGCGCAAGGAGCAGCTCGCAGGGACAATGAGTGGCGGCGAGCAGCAGATGCTTGCGATCGCACGCGCTCTGATGTCGAAACCAAAGCTCCTGATGCTGGACGAGCCCTCCCTCGGGTTAGCGCCGGTGATCGTATTGCAGGTCTTCGATATAATCAAGAAGCTGAAGGAGGAGGGCGTTACGGTATTGCTCGTCGAGCAGAACGTACACCACGCACTGGAGATCTCTGACAGAGCGTACATCCTGGAAAAGGGCAGGATAATCTTAGAGGGCGAAGGCTCGGATCTTCTGAATAATCATTACGTGCGAGAAGCATACTTAGGGATGTGA
- a CDS encoding branched-chain amino acid ABC transporter permease, whose product MSLKAWLGISSLILACLIPVISGLNTYLLTVLILMLVSIIYASAWNLLTLSGQGSLGHAAFFGIGGYVSAIIAKSHGLPPLATILVGGLFAAFIGVLIGLTCVRLREWFLAMVTFGFAVIAHTITAELSGLTGGWDGLSAKKIIPVTVQNYLMYEYYLMLLFTVVVVVVIWLIMKSKTGLALEAIRENELEAKVMGINVTKYKLTAFGVSAFFTGVAGALQIHHFGYITPEVYAVEISFLPIIYCIAGGLFTIEGPILGTILITLLDEGLTHIGLTYGRLLVIGLILILVVIFLPKGFVSLPKKLKSRLRSHP is encoded by the coding sequence ATGAGCCTAAAGGCGTGGCTGGGAATTAGTTCGCTGATTCTAGCCTGTCTCATACCCGTAATCTCAGGACTCAATACGTATCTTCTGACGGTTTTGATACTCATGCTGGTCTCTATCATCTACGCCTCTGCCTGGAATCTCCTTACGCTTTCAGGGCAGGGTTCGCTGGGGCATGCAGCCTTTTTCGGCATCGGCGGTTATGTCTCCGCAATTATCGCAAAGAGCCATGGGCTTCCGCCTCTTGCTACCATACTGGTCGGTGGTTTATTTGCAGCCTTTATCGGAGTCCTCATCGGTCTCACCTGTGTTCGGTTACGGGAGTGGTTCCTCGCCATGGTGACCTTCGGGTTTGCCGTCATCGCGCATACCATAACCGCGGAGCTTTCGGGGCTTACCGGCGGCTGGGATGGCCTATCCGCGAAAAAGATCATTCCGGTGACGGTTCAGAACTATCTCATGTATGAGTACTATCTCATGCTGCTCTTCACCGTAGTTGTGGTGGTCGTAATCTGGCTGATCATGAAGTCAAAGACGGGACTCGCGTTAGAGGCAATACGCGAGAATGAGCTTGAGGCAAAGGTGATGGGCATCAATGTAACCAAATATAAGCTGACGGCGTTCGGGGTGAGTGCGTTCTTCACAGGGGTTGCCGGTGCATTACAGATACACCATTTCGGGTATATAACCCCTGAGGTGTACGCCGTAGAAATCTCCTTTTTGCCGATAATCTATTGTATAGCTGGCGGATTGTTCACCATTGAGGGCCCGATTCTGGGGACGATACTCATTACACTCCTGGATGAGGGCTTGACACATATTGGCTTGACGTATGGGCGGTTGCTCGTTATAGGACTGATCCTCATCCTCGTCGTGATCTTCCTGCCCAAAGGATTTGTTTCGCTCCCAAAGAAGCTCAAATCGAGGTTGCGTTCACATCCCTAA
- a CDS encoding branched-chain amino acid ABC transporter permease yields the protein MDLGLVIQILVWGLYAGCIYILLAIGLNLIFGVMKVVNFAHGELLMLGAYAAFWIYTYSSIDPYLVIPLAMLLIAVLGLGIERLGFRPIMGTGKLNEIFLSLGLIYLFQNLVALLWSTDTRSIRSPYSSVMVPIGSMKLPLDYIIIIIFTIVSLIAFQLFMKRTTPGRAMRATSQNREAAALMGINVERMDMLSFAVGSAFAAAAGSLWVISGQMATPYMGAIPAIKAFAVIIIGGLGSIPGAIVAGLTLGIAENVVPLLMNSFAGLLGFKMSFIAWKDTIAFFILIIVLVIRPTGIFGEKGE from the coding sequence ATGGACCTTGGTCTTGTGATTCAGATTTTGGTATGGGGCCTCTACGCAGGCTGCATTTATATCCTCTTAGCCATCGGTCTGAACCTGATCTTCGGTGTTATGAAGGTCGTGAACTTCGCGCATGGGGAACTGCTGATGCTCGGCGCTTACGCAGCCTTCTGGATTTATACCTATTCCAGCATTGATCCGTATCTCGTGATACCGCTTGCAATGCTTCTTATTGCCGTTCTCGGCCTGGGTATTGAACGGCTTGGCTTCCGTCCGATTATGGGCACCGGTAAGTTAAACGAGATCTTTCTCAGTCTCGGTTTGATCTATCTCTTCCAGAATCTCGTGGCGCTCTTATGGTCGACGGACACACGATCCATTCGCAGTCCGTACAGCAGCGTTATGGTGCCCATCGGCTCGATGAAGCTCCCTCTGGATTATATCATCATCATTATATTCACCATTGTATCCTTAATTGCGTTCCAGCTGTTCATGAAGCGAACCACACCCGGCAGAGCGATGCGTGCGACAAGCCAGAACAGGGAGGCCGCTGCACTTATGGGCATTAACGTGGAGCGGATGGACATGCTCAGTTTCGCCGTGGGCTCTGCATTTGCCGCAGCCGCCGGCAGCTTATGGGTGATCAGCGGTCAGATGGCAACGCCGTATATGGGTGCCATACCAGCAATAAAGGCCTTCGCGGTTATCATCATCGGCGGTCTTGGCAGCATACCCGGGGCGATTGTTGCCGGCCTGACCCTGGGTATAGCAGAGAACGTTGTGCCGTTACTCATGAACTCCTTTGCGGGGCTACTCGGCTTCAAAATGTCGTTTATTGCATGGAAGGATACGATAGCCTTCTTTATATTAATCATCGTCCTCGTTATCAGACCGACGGGTATATTCGGAGAGAAAGGAGAGTAA
- a CDS encoding ABC transporter substrate-binding protein — MRGDYMKYKILVTMVVVSLLLAISFGQSAGAENGADEIKIGVVAPLTGGASTTGQDMRQAAELAAEEINAQGGVNVSGVSMQIKLIQGDTGTSPETGVKVVTKLITEDEVDLLIGGFSSGITYADSVVAAEHKVPFIITGASSPIITHRTDIDTSYFFHQCPTTDDYGESTILFVDELIKPEIYERFDFAEDRPLRLAVLYQDSAYGSGVYDGVTKTIEKYDLNMEVVAAEKFKMSETDFRTVLTVIKAANPDVVYPAAFLNEQKLIVAQGRRDVGLDTIYLSVECCDDPDYYTGVERWGEYSIQESRFSPYTIPAGDIHDAVVQYKEDFETKWGVPPSMMGASTYEGVYIAAKAIENAGTVDKEEVRDALDALEMPQVVEAMQSGVITFSPDYRESKFELYMQQLIWDDSVGETRPKIVWPDSVQETEFILPAWYEPGSAPAEAATPAPTSAVATPETTAAAPTAATEEPEEPGFEAVCAIAGLLVVGYLALRKRK, encoded by the coding sequence ATGCGGGGTGATTACATGAAGTACAAGATTTTAGTCACTATGGTGGTTGTTTCTTTGTTGCTAGCAATCAGTTTTGGACAATCGGCAGGAGCGGAGAACGGTGCGGACGAGATTAAGATCGGCGTTGTCGCGCCTCTAACCGGGGGTGCGAGCACAACGGGTCAGGACATGCGGCAGGCTGCGGAATTGGCGGCTGAGGAGATAAACGCTCAGGGTGGGGTGAACGTCAGCGGCGTATCTATGCAGATTAAACTCATCCAGGGCGACACGGGAACAAGCCCGGAAACCGGTGTTAAGGTCGTAACGAAGCTTATCACCGAGGACGAGGTGGACCTCCTGATCGGCGGGTTTTCGAGCGGTATAACGTATGCGGATTCGGTTGTTGCCGCGGAGCATAAAGTGCCGTTCATCATCACCGGCGCGTCTTCTCCCATAATAACGCACCGGACGGATATCGATACAAGCTATTTCTTCCATCAGTGCCCGACAACGGATGATTACGGTGAGAGTACCATCCTCTTCGTCGATGAGCTAATAAAGCCGGAGATCTATGAGCGATTCGATTTTGCAGAAGACCGGCCACTGAGGTTGGCAGTTCTCTACCAGGACAGTGCTTATGGTTCCGGCGTTTATGACGGCGTTACCAAGACGATAGAGAAATACGACCTCAACATGGAAGTAGTCGCGGCAGAGAAGTTCAAGATGAGCGAGACGGACTTCAGGACCGTACTGACGGTGATAAAAGCCGCTAACCCGGATGTCGTCTACCCGGCTGCATTCCTCAACGAGCAGAAACTCATCGTGGCTCAGGGAAGAAGAGACGTTGGGTTGGACACCATCTACCTCTCCGTCGAGTGTTGTGACGATCCAGACTACTACACCGGAGTGGAGCGATGGGGCGAATATTCCATACAGGAGAGCAGATTCAGTCCTTATACCATTCCCGCAGGTGATATCCACGACGCAGTTGTACAGTACAAAGAAGATTTCGAGACGAAATGGGGCGTTCCCCCCAGTATGATGGGAGCCTCGACCTACGAAGGCGTTTATATCGCAGCGAAAGCGATTGAAAATGCCGGCACAGTGGATAAGGAAGAGGTCAGGGATGCATTGGATGCACTCGAAATGCCGCAGGTTGTAGAGGCAATGCAGAGCGGTGTGATAACCTTTTCGCCTGATTACCGCGAGAGCAAGTTCGAACTCTACATGCAGCAGTTGATCTGGGACGACTCCGTAGGAGAAACGAGACCGAAGATCGTCTGGCCTGATAGCGTGCAGGAGACAGAGTTCATACTGCCCGCTTGGTACGAGCCTGGAAGCGCACCCGCAGAAGCAGCGACACCTGCACCAACATCTGCAGTGGCTACACCGGAGACTACAGCAGCAGCACCAACGGCCGCAACAGAAGAGCCTGAAGAGCCTGGCTTCGAAGCGGTATGTGCTATTGCAGGGTTGCTTGTTGTGGGATATCTAGCGCTGAGAAAGCGGAAGTAA